In the Malania oleifera isolate guangnan ecotype guangnan chromosome 1, ASM2987363v1, whole genome shotgun sequence genome, one interval contains:
- the LOC131157296 gene encoding transcription factor bHLH18-like — protein MDVSSATWLSELEMEDPSLLYQWQENNDTNLEDPLHDFNFFQSFSSAESYSSHPSFNFSTASSMKESLVPPSYNNITPTATVSERPLKQIKTNSWNSCTTNQHYVTPKPASSSSSHIISFGNSNSSPPSTANSHHHHPHLFGNPPKEEPVVSCHGNMTLSSALTNSQTPFENQGDIDHAVLPKSGRGTLRTGTVRTPVHAQDHVIAERKRREKLSQRFVALSTVVPGLKKMDKASVLGDAIKYLKQLQERVKTLEEQTKKKTVESVVFVRKSQLCAADVDDNSSSDENFDGYSVDQPLPEIEAKVSDENVLIRIHCEKQKGMIAHVLAEIEKLQLSVVNSSVLPFGDYATDITVIAKMEEGCCMKVKDLASNLRLKILKFMRHA, from the exons ATGGATGTCTCATCAGCCACGTGGTTATCCGAACTG GAAATGGAAGATCCTAGCTTGTTGTACCAATGGCAAGAGAATAACGATACTAATCTCGAAGACCCACTCCATGATTTCAATTTCTTCCAATCCTTCTCCTCCGCCGAGAGCTACTCTTCCCACCCAAGCTTCAATTTCAGCACTGCTTCATCCATGAAGGAATCCTTAGTACCGCCCAGTTATAATAATATCACTCCTACTGCTACTGTAAGTGAGAGGCCATTGAAGCAGATTAAGACCAATAGCTGGAACTCCTGCACCACTAATCAACACTACGTGACCCCCAAGCCtgcctcctcctcttcttcccaCATTATCTCTTTCGGGAATTCGAATTCGTCGCCGCCATCAACGGCCAACTCTCACCATCATCATCCCCATCTGTTCGGAAACCCGCCGAAGGAGGAACCTGTGGTGTCTTGCCATGGCAATATGACGCTTTCCTCAGCCTTGACTAATTCCCAAACCCCATTTGAAAACCAAGGTGATATTGATCATGCAGTACTCCCCAAATCCGGCCGCGGCACTCTGAGAACAGGCACAGTCCGTACGCCGGTGCACGCCCAAGACCACGTAATCGCCGAGAGAAAGCGCCGTGAAAAGCTCAGCCAGCGCTTCGTCGCTCTTTCCACCGTCGTTCCTGGCCTAAAAAAG atGGACAAGGCTTCGGTCCTCGGAGACGCTATTAAGTACTTGAAACAGCTTCAAGAGCGAGTAAAGACACTGGAGGAACAGACAAAGAAGAAGACGGTGGAGTCGGTGGTTTTCGTCAGGAAGTCTCAGCTGTGCGCGGCCGACGTCGATGACAACTCTTCGTCGGACGAGAACTTCGACGGCTACTCCGTCGACCAACCGCTGCCGGAAATCGAAGCCAAAGTGTCCGACGAGAATGTCCTCATCAGAATTCACTGCGAAAAGCAGAAAGGGATGATAGCACACGTCCTCGCCGAAATAGAGAAGCTTCAGCTATCAGTCGTCAACTCCAGCGTCTTGCCATTTGGGGATTACGCCACGGATATTACTGTTATTGCCAAG ATGGAAGAGGGATGTTGCATGAAGGTGAAGGATCTAGCGAGTAATCTGAGACTCAAAATTCTGAAGTTCATGCGACATGCATGA